The Mercenaria mercenaria strain notata unplaced genomic scaffold, MADL_Memer_1 contig_5030, whole genome shotgun sequence genomic interval tacaaaaccacatgacctagggctttgatatttggtatgtagcatcatctagtggtcctctaccataattgttcaaattatctccctagggtcaaatatggcctagccccggggatcacatggtttatatagacttatatagggaaaactttgaaaatcttcttgtacaaaaccacatggcctagggctttgatatttggtatgtagcattatctagtggtcctctaccaagagtgttcaaattatcccccctaggatcaaatacggccccgccccggggatcccaagttttatatagacttatataggaaaaaaagttttaaaaacgtcttgtctgaaaccacaacacttagacctttgatatttagtttgtagcattgcttttatatagacttatatagaaatggctttaaaaattttcttgtctgcaaccatacgacctaggctttggAATGATGAATTGTCTAGTACAAAAACAATTGTTCAATTCATGCCAcaggggttaaaagaggcccctccctagggccacttagttattatgtgagttgtaaagtaaaaaatacttgaaattcatctgatcctatttccaagactgtttaattataattacgtgttgaccccaagtaatatgatgtcacttgactgtgaccttgacctaccgacctactttcttgttttttaagatacagccttgaaattttgatgacatacacagttttgcacacaatttgtaaaactgaatttcattgaccatgaatgtgacctactgactttcttaatattttatcatcagtttgccatttgaaacatgtagctcatattactcaggtgagcgatccagagtcatcatgacccttttgttttttttgtgtttttttttagctttagcaaagaaatctTTTCAAGCAAGCAGTTAAACTCAgctgagcgatatagggccataatggccctcttgtgttattagctcacctatcatgtagtgacagggtgagcttttgtgatcgccctttgtccgtccatctgtcgtccgtccacaatttcttgtgaacacgatagaggtcatattttgcaatcagttttaattaaactttaacgcaacttgtattggcataatatctcggttccttccgaaaactggctagatcccatcaacAATGGCCACTTTAAAGgcgaaaatttgctatttttggcttgtgaacacgatagagaccacatttttgcaatcaacttttatcAGACTAGCACacgacttgtattggcataatatccaggttccttttgaaaactggccaaatcccattattggttctagagttatggccccttaaaaggccagaatttgctatattggcttttgcagccatatagagacttcattcatggtttaaaaaaaaaaatgcgtccgcccgcatagctcagtaggtagagcgtcggtctacggatcgcggggtcgtgagttcgatcctcgggcggggcgtatgttctccgtgactatttgataaacgacattgtgtctgaaatcattagtcctccacctctgattcatgtggggaagttggcagttacttgcggagaacaggtttgtactggtacagaatccaggaacactggttaggttacctgctcgccgttatatgactgaaatactgttgaaaaacggcgttaagcccaaaacaaacaaacaaaagcaaaaaaaaattttttttaccttgtgaacacgatagaagtgacattttatatttgattttaaccacagttacacacaaattaagtcacaattagatctctgttcctttcgaaaaccggctagattccatcatgagttttagcgttactgcccctgaaaggagcaaaatttatgcttggatttggtacagacttgcacagaatgattatgaTGATCACTAGGCCTGGACTTAAAACTGGGTCAAGAACttggtcatcaggtcagatcaaagaaaaagcttgttaataacatagaggccgcatttatgaccctatcttattgatacttgatcagaatgtttatctagatgacttttaggccaggtttgaaactggatcatatagggtaaaaaactaggttacacaGTCAAAacaaaggataagcttgttaacgccttagaggccacatttctgaccctatcttcatgaaacatagtccGAATGTTTATCTAGATGATTCCTAGGGCAAGTTCAATAGTGattcatatagggtcaaaaactaggtcacctggtcaaatcaaaaggaaagaTTGTTTACACtccttgttcatttgatgtgcatgaaacttggtcagaatgtttgtcttgtctgcatgaaatatcgaatgaatttttatctgggtcatttggggtcaagaATAGGTCATCAGAATGAGCTTGTTTACACCCAAGGGGGCACATTTTATAGTCTATctgcataaaacttggtcagaatgtttgttagcATGAAATCTTGGATTTGAAATCTGGGTCacgtaggtcaaaaactaggtcctaggtctaggtcaaatcacaggaaaagcctgtttacactctagatgccacCTTTTTGTCAAGGTCACGTTGGCCAGAACAgataaacggtttctgatcttctcgtccaaaaccatagggcctagggctttgatatttggtatgtagcaaaatctagtggttctctaccaagattgttcagattattcccctggggtcagatatggccccacccagggggtcacatggtttatatagacttatataggaaaaaaaattgaaaaacctcttgtccaaaaccgcaggccCTAGGCcttaatattttgtatatgacatcatctagtagtcctctactaagaattttcaaattattctcctaggaacaaatatggctccgccctgggggtcacatggtttacatagacttatatatggaaaatcttcgaaaatcttcttcttcaaaccAAAAGACTATGGTTTTGATATTCTgtaatatagcatcatctagtggttctgtaccaagtttgttaaaattatcacTCTATGGtccaatatggccccgccccaggcgTCACaaggttcatatagacttgtatagggaaaaacttaaaatcttcttgtccatatcttacatcatttaaattcggaccacatgtatagttttgagtggcaagatgaaccttgacatgagttgaccttgagcgtgaccttatgacctattttctcatttctgtagctacagcctttaaacttgaaccacatgcataggtttgtgtaccgaaaagaactttgaccttgttattgacctagtgacttacgttcacatttttgaaggtgcaggcttcaaatttagagcacatgcatagttttttcttccaaaataaaatttgaccttgattttgacctagtgacctactttcacattaatcaagctacagccttcagatttgaaccacatgcatatttttgtgtactgaaatgaactttgatcttgagattgacctagtgacctacttctacatttctgaaggtactggcttcagatttggaccacttgcatagttttgtgtgccgaaataaagtttgaccttgattttgaccttgtgacctactttcacatttctcaagctacagccttcaaatttgagcCACAtgaatagttttgtgtaccgaaatgaactttgatcttgagattgacctagtgacctactttcacatttctgaagctacaggcttcaaattcggaccgcatgcatatttttgtgttctgagtcgaactttgacattgatttttacctattacctactttcacatctttgaagctacagccttcaaatttgaagcacatgcagaagtctgtctaccgaaatgaattgtgaccttgaaattgatctagtgacctacttccacatttctcaaaccacagctttgaaatttggaccacatacagaTTGTTTTGTAGGGGctctatggccgagtggttaaggtcgcagagttcaaatcacttgcccctcatcgatgtgggttcgagcctcactcggggcgttgaattcttcatgtgaggaagccatcaagctggcttacggaaggtcggtggttctacccaggttcccgctcatgatgaaataatgcactgaggggtacctggggtcttcctccaccattaaagctggaaagtcgcttatgacctatcatgtgtcggtgcggcATTAAatccaaccccccccccccccccccccccccccccaaaaaaaaaaaaacaaaaaaacattgttctgtaccgaaatgaaaattgaccttgattttgaccttgagattgaaatttggaacattaaaaaatggctcagtggatggcgccaagatcactctgtaatctcttgttaggttaataggttaaaggtcaaggtcagattaaaccagaatggtagaccTTTACAGTGAGCATAAAAGTTCTGTTCCTTGTGCACTTACTGAATGCGtcaagggggcatttcatgtttgacgagctcttgttactaaatggattttattcagactccacataatatgacacaaggtccaacTTTTACATAGAAGTTCAGGTTacagttttgatgtactttcactctgtctcagttattactaaatggatttgattcaaacttaaaatagttgttcaacattatcactcacatcatttgacataagagacataactcttgcaccaatatttcaggaattatgtctccccacccctctgggggagacatattgtttttgccctgtccgtccgtccgtacgtcacacttcatttccgagcagtaactggagaaccatttgacctagaactttcaaactccatagggttgtagggctgctcgagtagacgacccctattgtttttggggtcactccgtcaaaggccaaggtcacaggggcctgaacattgaaaaccatttcctatcaataaccagtgaaccacttgacccagaatgttgaaacttcataggatgattagccatgaagagtagatgagccatattgattttgggatcactccatcaaaggtcaaggtcacaggggcctgaccattgaaaaccatttccgatcaataactagagaaccacttgacccagaatgttgaaacttcataggatgattgtacatgcaaaatagattacccctatcgattttggggtcactacgttaaaggtcaaggtcacaggggcctaaacattgaaaaccatttccggtcaataacttgagtaccacttgacctagaatgttgaaatttcattggATGATATTACATGCaaggtagatgacccctatcgattttggggtcactacgttaaaggtcaaggtcacaggggcctgaacattgaaaattatttccggtcagtaacttgagaaccacttgagccagaatgttgaaacttaataggatgattagtcatgcaaagtagatgacacctaacgattttggggtcccTCTGTTAAagatgaaggtcacaggggcctgaacatggaaaaccgtttccaatcaataatttgagaaccacttgacccagaatgttgaaacttcatagaatgattgttcatgcaaggtagatgacccctatcggttttggggtcactccgttaaagggtcaaggtcacaggggcctgaacatagaaaaccatttccggtcaataacttgagtaccacttgacctagaatgttgaaacttcataggatgatagtaCATGCAagttagatgacccctatcgattgtGGGGTCActacgttaaaggtcaaggtcacaggggcctgaacattgaaaaccatttccggtcagtaacttgagtaccacctgactcagaatgttgaaacttaataggagaaccacttgacccagaatgtggaaacttcaatgaatgattggtcatgcaaagtagatgacccctaacgattgttgggtcactctgttaaaggtgaaggtcacaggggcctgaacatggaaaaccgttaacagtcaataacttaagaatctctagacccagaatgttgaaacttcgtagaatgattgttcatgcaaggtagatgaccctatcgattttggggtcactccgttaatggtcaaggtcacaggggcctgaacattgaaaaccatttccggtcaataacttgagtaccacttgacctagaatgttgacatttcataggatgattgtacatgcaagttagatgacccctatcgattttggggtcgctacattgaaggtcaaggtcacaggggcctgaacattgaaaaccatttccggtcagtaacttaagtACCCcctgactcagaatgttgaaacttaataggatgattggtcatgcaaagtagatgacccctagcgattttcgggtcactctgttaaaggtcaaggtcacaggggcctgaacatggaaaaacgtttacaatcaataacttgagaacctctcgacccagaatgttgaaacttcataggatgattgttcatgcagagtaaatgacccctattgattttggggtcactccgttaaaggtcaaggtgacaggggcctgaacattgaaaatcatttccgatcaataacttgagaaccacttgacccagaatgttgaaacttcataggatcattgtacatgcaaagtagattaCCTCTATctattttgggatcactccgtaaaaggtcaaggtcacaggggcctgaacattgaaaaccatttacggtcaataacttgagtaccacttgacctagaatgttgaaacttcataggatgattgttcatgcaagatagatgacccctatcgattttggggtcactacgttaaaggtcaaggtcacaggggcctgaacattgaaaaccatttccggtaagtaacttgagaaccacttgacccagaatgttgaaacttaataggatgattggtcatgcaaagtagatgacacctaacgattttgaggtcactctgttaaaggtgaagctcacaggggcctgaacatggaaaaccgtttccaatcaataacttgagaacctctggacccagaatgttgaaacttcatagaatgattgttcatgcagagtaaatgcccccttttgattttggggtcactccgttaaaggtcaatgtgacaggggcctgaacattgataaccatttccgatcaataacttgagaacgtcttgatccagaatattgaaacttcataggatgattgaacatgcagagtagatgatcctgagcccgcccgcttagctcagtaggtaagagcgttggtctatggaccgcggggtcgcgagttcgatcctcgggcggggtgtatgttctccgtgactatttgataaaccacattgtgtctgaaatcattagtcccccacctctgataattcatgtggggaagttggcagttacttgcgcagaacaggtttgtactggtacagaatccaggaacacggttaggttaactgcccgccgttacatgactgaaatactgttgaaaaacggcgttaaacccaaaacaaacaaacaaacaaaagatgaCCCTGATCCATTTTGGGGGTCACACTTTAAAGGTCAATGtctcaggagcctgaacatggaaaacaatttccgatcaataacttgagattcacttaacccagaatgttgaaacttcataggatgattgaacatgcagagtagatgacccctattgattttggggtcagtctattaaaggtcaaggtcacagggaccttgtgatgtaaaatcatttctggaaaataacttgtgaaacacttgacctagaatgttgaaacttaataggatgattggacatgcagagtagatgacccctatttattttgaggtcacttgatcaaagatcaaggtcacaggagccttaaCAGTGACTGGAGAATCACTAGgccagagtgttgaaattttgcgGGGttactggacatgccaagtagatgatccctattgcagccaaccatcagtgtctctttgactttccctcctgacccctattgacttcttgcctataggactttgcattgaggggagacatacgcttttttacaaaagcaatttctagttatctccctttccctttagaatttcaggtttaagatTGTGTTCTAAGATTCCTTGGTTgtattaaaagtatatttttctgtaatttatTTCTTGACTTCATTTTTTCTATAGATGATCCTGGAGAAAATGAAAGAGTGGATAAAAAAAGAGGTTGGACCAAAGTCATTTGATGATACCAAAGAGTATATTGAAAAATGTGCAGAAACGTGTTGGCTTATGGTTATCCATGAACCGCCAATACACATGAAGATGGACACCAAACAAGGTGAAAAACTGGATGCAAATTTGTATACTCCATATTCAGTGTCAGGTGAAAAAATTGATTATTTAGTCTGGCCACCACTTTTCAATGGGAAAGGTGGTGGCCTCCTTTCGAAAGGAGTTGCTGAACCACAGAAAACTATCAAGAGAGATCAGAAATAGGAAAAGGTGAATAAGACAGCATTTGAACTAAGAATATTATATTCATTGAATAAATATATGGATTACGTTTActattacatttatttgatagaTAGACTTACATGTTTATTGCTTCAAAGTGTGAGCCAGAACACTAGGGTTTTATTCTGTACGAGTGTTACTATTATATAGTATTCAGGAATTCACagtttcatttattatatttcttttgtGCAAAAGCCAGGTATGAAAAACTCATCATAATAAAAGTCTACAAATAGGATAATTGGACTTTGAATTTTTActgcctctttaattttcagttcaTAGCCAAAGTGAAAAATTGATGTTGCAATTTTTTACCAATAAACacaatgaaatttataaaaaaaatgtaactttgCCTCTGAAAGGATTACTACTCAAATTAAGTTGATTTATTAGTttctagctcgactattcaaagaaaagtagagctattggattTGCCTGTGTGTCGaggtccgcgtcccgatttggttaagtttttagctcacctgagccaaaggctcatggtaagctttgtgaccactcaatgtccggcgtgcgtcgtccgtccgtcaacatttcctaaaaaaatctttttcttgaaaaccaataggcagaattacacgaaacttcacaggaatgatcattgtgtggccccctttcagaattgttcaaagaattaaattccatgccatgccatggcaaccgaatggAAAAGctaaatcttcttgtacaaaaccacatggcctagggctttgatatttggtatgtagcatcatctagtggtcctctaccaagattgttcaaatgtggccccgccccgggggtcccaagttttacatagacttatataggaaaaaagtataaacatcttcctgtctgaaaccacaacacttagatgTTTGATATTTGGCCTGTAGCATattcttatggtcctcaaccaaaattgttcaaattgtaccccttgggtgaaaagaggtcctgccctgtgggtcccaagttttatatagacttacatagaaaaagctgtaaaaatcttcttgtctgaaaccatacgacataggcttttgatatttggtatgatgcattgtctagtagtcctctaccaaaattgttcaaaatctgcccctggggttaaaagaggcc includes:
- the LOC128554418 gene encoding uncharacterized protein LOC128554418 — encoded protein: MWDASVDIVKQMILEKMKEWIKKEVGPKSFDDTKEYIEKCAETCWLMVIHEPPIHMKMDTKQGEKLDANLYTPYSVSGEKIDYLVWPPLFNGKGGGLLSKGVAEPQKTIKRDQK